From one Bacteroides fragilis NCTC 9343 genomic stretch:
- a CDS encoding DUF4270 family protein, with the protein MKRKNLSLFFITLFISLLASCRDELSTAGGKWVESSLRTIQTDTCTVRLSTILSDSLATSGDTVCQIGTIDDPVWGKIKAAFYAEYDVPTVSFSENADYRFDSITIRFYSSGNYLGDTLSPQRISLHSLSENLSLDEGYLYTTSKVSYHSTPLASFTFTPTPGETIREHEIRLPDEWGVEWFEHFQAGSREMESQEYFRDYFKGIAFIPEEGGNCVNGFMVNDSSLCITLYYHQTETDATELSADFLPNSDLRFNQVSCDRSRTALSSLQSGLNNGLPSEKSEHQSYLQGLTGMYINIDFPFLNDLRAEGRLVTIESALLRLYPVKGTYGKQYPLPESLTLYTADENNVTEDVVTDISGSSVQTGSLVTDEMMGEDTYYSFDITSFLQSNLGTVGYNRKILQLMLPDNLFFTTLNGVVFGDARHPDSNPVKLTLLYKTYNP; encoded by the coding sequence ATGAAACGAAAAAACTTATCCTTGTTTTTTATCACTCTTTTTATATCACTCCTCGCCTCTTGTCGTGACGAACTGTCGACGGCGGGAGGCAAATGGGTGGAAAGCTCCCTGCGAACCATACAAACCGATACCTGTACCGTACGCCTCAGCACTATCCTGAGTGACTCTCTTGCCACATCGGGTGACACTGTCTGCCAGATAGGAACCATTGACGATCCCGTCTGGGGAAAGATAAAGGCGGCTTTCTATGCCGAATATGACGTACCGACAGTTTCATTCAGTGAAAATGCCGACTACAGATTCGACTCCATTACCATCCGGTTCTATTCATCGGGTAACTATCTGGGAGATACCCTGAGTCCGCAACGTATCTCACTGCACAGTCTATCGGAGAATCTGTCTTTGGACGAAGGTTATCTGTACACTACTTCGAAGGTGTCCTATCACTCCACTCCCCTGGCTTCCTTTACTTTCACCCCCACCCCGGGCGAAACAATCCGGGAACATGAAATCCGCCTCCCCGACGAATGGGGAGTCGAGTGGTTCGAACATTTTCAGGCCGGTTCACGTGAGATGGAGTCGCAAGAGTACTTCCGCGACTATTTCAAAGGTATCGCGTTTATTCCCGAAGAAGGGGGAAATTGTGTCAACGGTTTCATGGTGAACGACTCAAGCTTATGCATCACTCTCTATTATCATCAGACGGAAACGGATGCCACGGAACTGTCCGCCGATTTTTTACCCAACAGCGATCTGAGGTTCAACCAGGTCAGTTGTGACCGCAGCCGGACCGCACTCTCCTCTTTGCAAAGCGGACTCAACAACGGGCTTCCTTCAGAAAAATCGGAGCACCAGTCCTATCTGCAAGGGTTGACCGGCATGTATATCAATATTGATTTTCCATTTCTCAATGACCTGCGTGCCGAAGGCAGGCTGGTGACCATCGAAAGCGCCCTGCTCCGGCTATATCCGGTAAAAGGAACTTATGGCAAACAGTATCCCCTTCCCGAATCGCTGACACTGTATACAGCCGATGAAAACAATGTGACGGAAGATGTAGTGACTGATATTTCAGGCAGTTCCGTACAAACCGGAAGCTTGGTAACAGATGAAATGATGGGAGAAGATACCTATTACTCTTTCGATATCACCTCTTTCCTGCAAAGCAATCTGGGAACGGTAGGATACAACCGGAAGATTCTTCAACTGATGCTCCCGGACAACTTATTCTTCACTACCCTGAACGGAGTCGTATTCGGGGATGCCAGACATCCGGACAGCAATCCCGTGAAACTAACCCTACTTTATAAAACATATAACCCATGA
- a CDS encoding DUF4907 domain-containing protein, protein MNMKKNKSILWLTLAICMLISFFLYHRHEACRYSLQIIETENEGGYGYRILCGDRVVICQPYIPSLPGRKGFASEEDARRVGKLVLERIRSGSDFTISASDLEQVTETNGFLYRAH, encoded by the coding sequence ATGAATATGAAGAAGAATAAGAGCATACTTTGGCTGACTCTCGCTATCTGCATGCTGATATCCTTCTTCTTATACCATCGGCATGAGGCTTGTAGGTATAGTCTCCAAATAATTGAAACGGAGAATGAAGGCGGATATGGTTACCGGATTCTTTGTGGCGACCGGGTAGTGATCTGCCAGCCATACATACCTTCACTTCCCGGACGGAAAGGGTTTGCTTCGGAAGAAGATGCCCGGAGAGTCGGAAAGCTGGTACTGGAAAGGATACGGTCGGGAAGTGATTTCACGATATCGGCTTCCGACTTGGAGCAGGTGACGGAAACAAATGGATTCCTTTACAGGGCTCACTGA
- a CDS encoding Kelch repeat-containing protein, which produces MTGIEKTVTNRSGAGALVLCAILFCLCACTEDASYTAGVWYRRSDFDGVARTDAAGFTIGNKGYICGGYNGKTTRLADTWEYDIDNDWWTQRADMPGTVRNAATGFPVGNKGYITTGYNPDQKYLADTWEYDPETNTWRQMDDFKGGARYYALGFGIDNYGYVGTGYNDNYLKDFYRFDPTAAAGSQWTIVNGFGGQKRQGATAFVIDGKAYVCGGQNNNSDVSDFWRFDPSAATPWTQLRDIANTSDDDYDDDYTSIVRSYGVSFVIDGKAYLTLGSTAGGSYYSNYWIYDPETDLWEGDDLTAFEGSTRIHAVCFSTGIRGIIATGGSGSSSYFDDTWELKPYEYEEE; this is translated from the coding sequence ATGACTGGAATAGAAAAAACAGTAACGAATAGGTCGGGGGCCGGAGCTTTGGTGCTCTGTGCCATACTTTTTTGCTTGTGCGCCTGTACGGAAGATGCTTCCTATACGGCAGGAGTCTGGTACCGCCGTTCGGACTTCGACGGGGTGGCACGGACCGATGCTGCCGGTTTCACCATTGGCAACAAAGGATATATCTGTGGAGGTTACAACGGGAAAACAACCCGTCTGGCCGATACCTGGGAGTATGACATCGACAATGACTGGTGGACGCAACGTGCCGATATGCCCGGTACGGTTCGGAATGCCGCTACAGGTTTCCCGGTGGGGAATAAAGGGTACATCACTACCGGTTACAATCCCGATCAGAAGTATCTGGCCGATACGTGGGAGTACGATCCGGAGACAAATACCTGGCGGCAAATGGATGACTTCAAAGGGGGAGCCCGTTATTATGCCCTTGGGTTTGGCATTGATAATTATGGCTATGTAGGTACCGGTTACAATGATAACTATTTGAAGGACTTTTATCGATTCGATCCTACTGCGGCAGCCGGTTCGCAATGGACTATCGTGAATGGTTTCGGTGGACAAAAGCGTCAGGGAGCCACAGCCTTTGTGATCGATGGAAAAGCCTATGTCTGTGGAGGACAGAACAACAATTCCGATGTGTCGGACTTTTGGCGTTTCGATCCTTCTGCCGCCACGCCGTGGACACAATTGAGAGATATTGCCAATACCAGCGATGATGATTATGATGACGATTATACTTCTATTGTCCGTTCTTACGGAGTCAGTTTTGTGATCGATGGAAAAGCGTATCTGACTTTGGGCTCTACTGCCGGAGGAAGTTATTATTCGAACTATTGGATCTATGATCCTGAAACCGATCTTTGGGAAGGAGACGACCTGACAGCGTTTGAAGGCAGTACACGCATCCATGCTGTCTGTTTTTCTACCGGAATCCGGGGGATCATTGCGACAGGCGGCAGTGGATCGAGTTCATACTTTGATGACACTTGGGAGTTGAAGCCTTATGAATATGAAGAAGAATAA